Proteins from a genomic interval of Methanoplanus endosymbiosus:
- a CDS encoding ABC transporter ATP-binding protein has protein sequence MIEAQDLTKIYKMGAVEVHALRGVDFSVGKGEFVGITGSSGSGKSTLLHLVGLLDDATSGSLEIGGVDVSGLTDHEKTEFRLKRFGYVFQDYALVSELNAVENVYLPSLARGEDKERAEKSALAMLNTVGIGERSDHLPSELSGGEQQRVSIARALINSPEIMFADEPCANLDSVNSGNVLDLFRKVSEESGQTILMVSHEEWHAEYFERIIRLHDGAIAEDKYL, from the coding sequence CTGATAGAAGCACAGGATCTTACAAAAATCTATAAGATGGGTGCTGTTGAGGTTCATGCACTGAGAGGTGTTGATTTTTCAGTCGGAAAGGGTGAGTTTGTCGGGATTACAGGTTCCAGCGGGAGCGGGAAATCAACCCTTCTCCATCTCGTGGGCCTTTTGGACGATGCAACGTCGGGCAGCCTTGAGATCGGAGGGGTTGATGTATCCGGACTTACTGATCATGAAAAGACAGAATTCCGGCTTAAAAGATTTGGTTATGTCTTTCAGGACTATGCCCTTGTATCTGAACTGAATGCAGTGGAGAATGTATATCTGCCATCCCTTGCCAGAGGGGAAGATAAGGAGAGGGCAGAAAAATCAGCCCTTGCCATGCTGAATACCGTAGGCATAGGAGAAAGATCAGATCACCTGCCGTCTGAACTTTCCGGTGGGGAACAGCAGAGGGTATCGATCGCCAGGGCACTAATAAACAGTCCTGAGATCATGTTCGCCGATGAGCCATGTGCAAACCTTGACAGCGTCAATTCCGGAAATGTTCTGGATCTCTTCAGAAAGGTGAGTGAGGAGTCAGGGCAGACCATTCTGATGGTCTCACATGAGGAATGGCATGCAGAATATTTTGAGCGTATAATAAGGCTGCATGACGGAGCGATTGCAGAGGATAAATATCTGTGA
- a CDS encoding archaellin/type IV pilin N-terminal domain-containing protein, which translates to MKNTDAFTGLEAVLILIAFVVVAAAFSFVTLNTGFFTIQKSQKVIYDSVDTTGQPVITEGAVYGLANDTSNKINRFRITIGSPYRSEYVKDLNNFKITFTNYDTILNILPSDPLYNSSGPEINHWAVVRAEKESGADILSGTEKVTIEILLSPEYETGPKEEFRISIIPEGGAPFSISSDGPDSIKKINIIQK; encoded by the coding sequence ATGAAAAATACTGATGCGTTCACCGGGCTTGAGGCCGTCCTTATTCTCATAGCATTCGTGGTAGTGGCAGCTGCATTTTCATTTGTAACACTAAATACAGGATTTTTCACCATTCAGAAGTCACAGAAGGTGATCTATGATTCAGTTGATACAACCGGACAGCCGGTTATAACCGAAGGTGCAGTCTATGGCCTTGCCAATGATACCAGCAATAAGATAAACAGGTTCAGAATAACCATAGGCTCACCCTACAGGTCTGAATATGTAAAGGATCTCAATAATTTTAAGATCACTTTCACCAATTATGACACAATTCTTAACATCCTTCCGTCAGATCCCCTGTACAATTCTTCAGGGCCGGAGATAAACCACTGGGCAGTTGTCAGGGCTGAAAAAGAGAGTGGTGCAGACATTCTGTCAGGCACTGAAAAAGTCACAATTGAAATTCTTCTCAGTCCGGAATATGAGACCGGCCCAAAGGAGGAGTTCAGGATATCAATCATTCCGGAAGGCGGAGCACCCTTTTCAATATCGTCAGACGGGCCCGACTCGATAAAAAAGATAAATATAATTCAGAAGTAG
- a CDS encoding ABC transporter permease: MQNDLKVSAFLAVRAIKRGGRAGFLLNVLIIAMVFMNMILLSSIISGSVNLFYEQTIDYETSDVIVKPDDDKKVISSSDELTDKINGIPGVRRAAPHYSIGATLSNEDKSISIPVTAIKPRDETEVTKVSETITEGNYLGSGDLDEIIIGFQVAGNEDERKDFFDSLGGAKVGDTIEVAFANGVIKEYRIKGIFQTKSWTVDLSAFVTWDEMNSVLGYENTEASEILVKSMKGYSPEEVKYSMLTFNVPDKIQTWEESMTGIIEESLETFSIINNISLLVSLVIAIVVIFIVMMIKAINNKKQIAILKAIGIHKNIIVNSYVIQVLLISIIGIILGLIGIEGIIAYFTAHPMEFPDGNVTPYVETAVLIENAVMLIAVSCIAGYIPARRIAGENILEAMR; encoded by the coding sequence ATGCAAAATGATCTTAAAGTGTCGGCATTTCTTGCTGTAAGAGCAATTAAGAGGGGGGGCAGGGCAGGGTTTTTACTGAATGTCCTGATCATTGCAATGGTATTTATGAATATGATACTCCTCTCCTCAATAATCTCAGGTTCTGTCAATCTCTTTTATGAGCAGACGATTGACTATGAGACCTCAGATGTGATAGTAAAACCAGATGATGATAAAAAGGTTATCAGCTCATCAGATGAACTGACAGATAAGATCAATGGAATTCCGGGTGTGAGGCGTGCAGCCCCGCACTATTCTATCGGGGCTACACTCTCAAATGAGGATAAATCTATAAGCATCCCGGTAACCGCAATAAAGCCAAGGGATGAGACTGAAGTTACAAAGGTCAGTGAGACAATTACTGAAGGCAATTATCTTGGAAGCGGAGATCTTGATGAGATAATAATCGGCTTTCAGGTTGCCGGAAACGAGGACGAGAGGAAAGACTTTTTTGATTCTCTTGGAGGGGCTAAAGTAGGCGACACCATCGAAGTTGCGTTTGCAAACGGAGTAATAAAGGAGTACAGGATTAAAGGGATTTTTCAGACAAAGTCCTGGACAGTCGATCTATCGGCGTTTGTTACATGGGATGAGATGAATTCTGTACTTGGATATGAGAACACCGAAGCGTCTGAAATTCTGGTAAAATCAATGAAAGGCTACTCTCCAGAAGAGGTGAAGTACAGCATGCTCACCTTTAATGTGCCCGATAAAATACAGACATGGGAGGAGTCAATGACCGGAATTATTGAGGAGTCACTTGAGACTTTCAGCATTATAAACAACATATCTCTGCTGGTAAGCCTTGTAATAGCCATTGTCGTGATATTTATTGTTATGATGATAAAAGCGATAAACAACAAAAAGCAGATTGCCATTTTAAAAGCAATCGGGATTCACAAAAATATCATTGTAAACTCCTATGTCATTCAGGTGCTGCTGATCTCAATCATAGGGATAATTCTTGGACTTATCGGCATTGAAGGCATAATTGCATATTTCACAGCCCATCCGATGGAGTTCCCCGACGGAAACGTGACTCCTTATGTTGAAACGGCCGTTCTGATTGAGAATGCTGTCATGCTCATAGCAGTGTCATGTATCGCAGGCTATATCCCTGCCAGAAGAATTGCCGGAGAAAATATTTTAGAGGCAATGAGGTGA
- a CDS encoding flavodoxin domain-containing protein, translated as MPCQSYSSSSGENLRPNIYSVINPIEEIMNGRILIACATKYGSTYKIAEFMGDELKKTGLSADVYAAEDVNDVSAYNLIVIGSPVYAGKWLPDATNMVQRNLAVLKGKRVAFFTAGISMKDDTPENREKLKEASGEAGREINPVSEGFFAGKITYRELSFLHKIMIKAVKAPEGDFRDWKKIREWTLSLAEYL; from the coding sequence ATGCCATGTCAATCGTACAGTTCATCATCCGGAGAGAACCTCCGCCCCAACATTTATTCAGTTATAAACCCGATAGAGGAAATTATGAATGGCAGAATACTCATTGCCTGTGCTACAAAATACGGCTCCACGTATAAAATAGCTGAATTCATGGGTGATGAACTGAAAAAAACGGGATTATCAGCAGATGTATATGCGGCAGAGGATGTAAATGATGTCTCAGCCTATAATCTGATAGTCATCGGAAGTCCGGTTTACGCCGGAAAATGGCTCCCTGATGCCACCAATATGGTACAGAGAAATCTTGCCGTGCTCAAAGGAAAGAGGGTTGCATTCTTCACAGCCGGAATTTCAATGAAGGACGATACGCCTGAAAACAGGGAGAAGCTAAAAGAGGCTTCAGGGGAAGCAGGAAGAGAGATAAACCCGGTTTCAGAAGGTTTTTTTGCAGGAAAAATTACTTACAGGGAACTATCATTCCTGCATAAAATTATGATTAAGGCAGTAAAAGCACCGGAGGGTGACTTCAGGGACTGGAAGAAGATTAGAGAATGGACACTGTCCCTTGCAGAATATCTGTGA
- a CDS encoding COG1361 S-layer family protein codes for MAHPGRIKVHIIFQIILITLLLITPAVADQPTVIVTDTEVSPAVMMPGEKGLITFTIKNTATAATITKTTGKTAVSDGTTVSTEIYPTIKGVYLDGKKDIKVLGGNSQFSGDIGPGQEIKLTFLIQAPSEKGIYFPVLLIGVSDAENLKYPVPVNVNMPISAMRKPVITLERTNPGYAVPGDNFTVDFTVTNTGESTAGDLTIRIEPDSPSVSPMAKSLFYAGDMKYGGSYAFKVPLQTDKNAETGIYDLPVKITYSNPDGNYVTVTETTGIDFRGNAELSIASLKTDPVLISEGDEFEILIRIENTGTGEAKSTYASPDIPFEGTKGAFVGKIKPNNDAPAVFTYIAGKSGDYRYNLTVEYEDDTGAYSENYMLNLNIRKDNGWMGIAGVLAVLAVAGFAAYRYYSRKK; via the coding sequence ATGGCACATCCGGGCAGAATTAAAGTTCATATAATCTTTCAGATAATATTAATAACACTATTGTTGATTACACCGGCAGTCGCAGATCAGCCCACCGTAATTGTGACTGACACAGAAGTCTCACCGGCGGTGATGATGCCGGGTGAGAAGGGGCTGATAACATTTACAATCAAAAATACTGCCACAGCGGCAACTATAACAAAGACTACCGGAAAAACGGCAGTTAGTGACGGGACAACAGTCAGCACAGAGATATATCCGACAATAAAAGGGGTGTATCTTGACGGAAAGAAGGATATTAAGGTTCTTGGCGGAAATTCGCAGTTTTCAGGTGACATCGGCCCCGGACAGGAGATTAAACTTACATTTCTGATTCAGGCACCATCAGAGAAGGGCATATATTTCCCGGTCCTGCTAATCGGAGTCTCAGATGCTGAAAATCTGAAATACCCGGTTCCTGTTAATGTCAATATGCCAATATCTGCCATGAGAAAACCAGTCATCACCCTTGAGAGAACAAATCCAGGATATGCAGTTCCGGGCGATAACTTCACGGTTGACTTTACGGTTACGAATACAGGAGAGAGCACTGCCGGGGATCTGACCATACGGATTGAACCGGACAGTCCGTCAGTCTCTCCGATGGCAAAGTCCCTATTTTACGCAGGCGATATGAAATATGGCGGGAGTTATGCCTTCAAAGTTCCTCTTCAGACAGACAAAAACGCAGAGACCGGCATATATGATCTTCCTGTGAAGATCACCTACAGTAACCCGGATGGAAATTATGTGACAGTTACTGAGACAACCGGAATTGACTTTCGCGGGAATGCTGAACTTTCCATTGCCTCACTGAAGACCGACCCTGTTCTTATATCTGAAGGGGATGAATTTGAGATCCTGATAAGAATTGAAAATACAGGAACAGGTGAGGCAAAATCCACCTATGCAAGCCCTGACATTCCCTTTGAGGGGACAAAAGGTGCATTTGTCGGAAAGATTAAGCCAAACAATGATGCTCCGGCAGTATTTACATACATCGCCGGAAAATCGGGAGATTACCGGTATAACCTGACAGTAGAATATGAAGATGATACCGGAGCATACAGTGAAAATTACATGCTCAACCTCAATATCAGAAAGGATAACGGCTGGATGGGCATTGCCGGAGTCTTAGCAGTTCTTGCCGTGGCAGGGTTTGCTGCGTACCGTTATTACTCCAGAAAGAAATGA
- a CDS encoding VTT domain-containing protein — protein sequence MKGHFSFDRKIVLALWLTAVILILSVYFLDPEFFELSKLGAFAEKYYFPALMIYFIVLSFRGLTLLPSTPVLIVGILVFNPYHVFFVNIAGFLVSATLVYRYSGYLKLGDYFESKFPGEIVWIKNLFRKKEIPIIAGWSVCPFVHTDLIIYVSASLNIHLKKCLAGVLIGESFINAFYIFSVTNILGL from the coding sequence ATGAAGGGACACTTTAGCTTTGACCGGAAGATTGTCCTTGCATTATGGCTGACTGCTGTAATTCTGATCCTCTCAGTTTACTTTCTGGATCCTGAGTTCTTTGAATTATCAAAGCTTGGTGCATTTGCAGAAAAATATTACTTTCCGGCCCTTATGATCTACTTTATTGTATTATCATTCCGGGGGCTTACGCTTCTTCCGTCAACTCCGGTTCTTATAGTCGGAATCCTGGTATTTAACCCGTACCATGTATTTTTCGTCAATATTGCCGGATTTCTGGTATCTGCAACGCTTGTGTACCGTTATTCAGGATATCTTAAGCTTGGTGATTACTTTGAGAGTAAATTTCCGGGAGAGATTGTGTGGATCAAAAATCTATTCAGAAAGAAGGAGATTCCAATCATTGCCGGGTGGAGTGTCTGCCCGTTTGTGCATACTGATCTGATAATCTACGTCAGTGCATCGCTTAATATCCATCTTAAAAAATGCCTTGCCGGTGTTTTAATCGGTGAGTCATTCATCAACGCCTTCTACATATTTTCAGTTACGAATATTCTCGGGCTTTAG
- a CDS encoding transposase: protein MVAVGLLRFLFDFQRDEIRTILLSRGISISTGEISNLSKELLLRFYALHKRHMPQMKSFFEREGGAKLHLDGTGEAGNEIVFMAKDGDTGITMDAQIIPTESKKYVKIFLNNLKSLLGDPIVIVRDMSKQIRDAAFEIFPDVKHQICQYHFVKNLGKTIFKTRYSTFRKDIVKMRILSQIKKMKGDLSAIKHHGSEKDIFFAEQKWIILAIEHLLICRERSSNYPFGLPYFEIMNRILDVQIMAHKILEWNMAHKVNVCEIKEFSEKLDDITNNAGINSQYSKIQKIWEWFEKVRITLRVGRHLSQNGSDMITTNAQNMRDDFEIILNAIDIDGVTKGGELLRGARQITNNCRKHMDELFVEVKDTFGNVVDIMRDNNIEERGHRWSRMHIRRRTGRNRTTNEMAQYGALMAIFSNLENETYVREILYDIKDFIREIQDITAEEISSASELVRPYAHKEIVHSDSKRLEYLEEFINLLEGGRSAEKWLSKFNISNRIMTP, encoded by the coding sequence ATGGTTGCTGTTGGTTTATTGCGATTTCTTTTTGATTTCCAAAGAGATGAAATAAGAACCATTCTTTTATCTCGAGGAATTAGTATTTCAACTGGTGAAATATCTAATCTGTCTAAAGAGCTTTTGTTAAGGTTCTATGCTCTGCACAAAAGACATATGCCTCAAATGAAGTCCTTTTTTGAGAGAGAAGGTGGCGCAAAGCTTCACCTGGATGGGACCGGAGAAGCAGGAAATGAAATTGTTTTTATGGCAAAGGACGGGGATACAGGAATTACAATGGATGCCCAAATTATACCAACAGAGAGCAAAAAATATGTTAAAATCTTCCTGAATAACTTAAAATCACTATTGGGGGACCCAATAGTCATTGTTAGAGATATGAGCAAGCAGATTCGAGATGCAGCATTTGAGATTTTTCCTGACGTAAAGCACCAAATTTGTCAGTATCACTTCGTTAAAAATCTTGGTAAAACCATTTTTAAAACCAGATACTCTACTTTTCGCAAAGATATTGTGAAAATGAGGATCCTAAGTCAAATCAAGAAAATGAAAGGGGACCTCAGTGCAATAAAACATCATGGTTCTGAAAAAGATATATTCTTCGCAGAGCAAAAATGGATTATTCTTGCTATAGAGCATCTTCTTATCTGCCGTGAAAGGAGTTCAAATTACCCATTTGGTTTACCCTACTTTGAAATAATGAATAGAATTTTAGATGTCCAAATAATGGCCCACAAAATATTAGAATGGAATATGGCCCATAAAGTTAACGTATGTGAAATTAAGGAGTTTTCTGAAAAATTAGATGATATCACAAACAATGCAGGCATAAACTCCCAATATTCTAAAATTCAAAAGATATGGGAATGGTTTGAGAAAGTGAGGATTACTTTAAGGGTTGGCAGGCACTTAAGTCAAAATGGAAGTGATATGATAACCACAAATGCTCAAAATATGAGAGACGATTTTGAGATCATTCTGAATGCCATTGACATAGATGGAGTAACCAAAGGGGGCGAATTACTCCGCGGAGCAAGGCAAATAACAAACAACTGCAGAAAACACATGGATGAACTTTTTGTGGAAGTAAAAGACACATTTGGTAATGTAGTTGACATTATGAGAGATAATAATATTGAAGAACGCGGCCATAGGTGGAGTAGAATGCACATACGAAGACGAACCGGAAGAAATAGAACTACAAACGAAATGGCACAATATGGTGCACTAATGGCCATTTTCTCAAACCTTGAGAATGAAACTTATGTGAGAGAAATTCTCTATGACATAAAAGATTTTATTCGAGAGATACAGGATATTACAGCTGAAGAGATCAGCAGTGCAAGTGAACTGGTGAGGCCATATGCACATAAAGAAATTGTACATTCTGACAGTAAGAGATTGGAGTATTTGGAAGAATTCATAAACTTGCTTGAAGGTGGACGTTCAGCTGAAAAATGGCTATCAAAATTCAATATTTCCAACCGAATAATGACGCCATAG
- a CDS encoding cation:proton antiporter — MQEMSAVPNLELQMTLLLFFALAGYLLASKINQSAVVGEIILGLIVGPSVLGLITYTEFVQAIAGLGAVILMFVIGFEFEIKDLTNIRYGIIGLIGIIVPWIGGYFVSIAFGYSPESALFIGTALTATSIAITANVLKEMCLLDTNVAKAIIGTAVIDDILSLLALSVTADVASGNFTPESFIFIIVKQVGFLILIALVGIMFVSKLIRKMDKSPVAKKYPEFVFIFAVMTAFLFAALSEFIGISAIIGAFIAGVSFNGINLEHSHNLAEGAEYLYIIFASVFFVSLGILVDLKVLTASVLVFISVITVIAILTKVIGCGIPAKLLGYSGKDSLAIGFGMSPRGEVAMIVALLGLNLSLIGQEVYASIVVMSLLTTIVTPLVFRNWLFKKEVSECKL, encoded by the coding sequence ATGCAGGAAATGAGTGCTGTACCAAACCTTGAACTTCAGATGACCCTGCTCTTATTCTTTGCACTTGCCGGATACCTTCTGGCATCAAAGATAAACCAGTCTGCGGTGGTGGGCGAGATTATTCTTGGCCTTATAGTCGGCCCGTCTGTCCTTGGACTTATCACATATACCGAATTTGTTCAGGCCATTGCAGGCCTCGGCGCTGTCATTCTTATGTTTGTGATAGGCTTTGAATTTGAGATAAAAGATCTTACCAATATCAGGTACGGAATTATCGGGCTGATCGGTATAATTGTGCCCTGGATTGGAGGGTACTTTGTATCCATTGCTTTTGGTTACAGCCCGGAAAGTGCCCTGTTTATAGGTACGGCGCTTACTGCAACGTCCATTGCAATAACTGCCAATGTCTTAAAAGAGATGTGCCTGCTTGATACAAATGTCGCAAAGGCAATAATAGGAACAGCAGTTATTGATGACATACTCAGTCTGCTTGCACTTTCAGTGACAGCAGATGTCGCATCCGGAAATTTCACTCCTGAGAGTTTTATATTCATAATAGTGAAGCAGGTCGGTTTTTTGATCCTGATTGCACTTGTTGGAATCATGTTCGTCTCAAAGCTCATCAGGAAGATGGATAAAAGTCCGGTTGCGAAAAAATACCCGGAATTTGTCTTCATCTTTGCAGTAATGACGGCATTTCTCTTTGCCGCACTTTCAGAATTTATCGGCATATCTGCAATTATCGGTGCGTTTATCGCCGGAGTTTCCTTTAACGGAATAAACCTTGAACACAGCCACAATCTGGCGGAAGGGGCAGAATATCTTTATATAATATTTGCATCGGTGTTCTTTGTATCTCTTGGGATACTTGTTGACCTGAAAGTGCTGACGGCTTCCGTACTGGTATTCATATCTGTGATTACAGTTATTGCAATACTGACTAAAGTTATCGGCTGCGGCATTCCTGCAAAACTTCTCGGTTATTCCGGAAAGGACTCACTGGCAATAGGTTTTGGAATGTCTCCGAGAGGGGAGGTTGCGATGATCGTTGCACTGCTTGGGCTTAACCTCTCACTTATCGGGCAGGAGGTGTATGCCTCAATAGTTGTTATGAGCCTTCTGACAACGATTGTAACACCGCTCGTATTCAGGAACTGGCTCTTTAAAAAGGAGGTATCTGAATGTAAGTTATAA
- a CDS encoding HdeD family acid-resistance protein — protein MTRLDDFLQPLSQGVWEVEIPKEKVTEPLGAEWLKSDINVPSPETIASYRKGRFHVHETEGEWRVHLDRYDPKKNPILHLIDDAPLLLMIGDTFITLISDIRRKEFKDTKKVLQEQKREWHLSVFAGIFLLLFGFHIILNPLNIFRGVFGFIIPAAISVVGLLMIIAPFRAKNSESFTWTDVFRGVAVLIAGIVSFDLSLQLWVTVLMAVLGLWMLASALMLLMRVKKGRSAVPEGFISRMIIAVISLPLSVYMFVEPATIIGILLITLGLITSLIGLLLFVNGIRLWRVMKRQISS, from the coding sequence TTGACAAGGCTTGATGATTTTCTTCAGCCCCTCAGCCAGGGTGTCTGGGAAGTTGAGATTCCGAAGGAAAAAGTAACTGAACCACTTGGAGCTGAATGGCTGAAATCAGACATTAATGTGCCATCGCCGGAGACAATTGCAAGCTACCGCAAGGGAAGATTTCATGTTCATGAGACGGAGGGTGAGTGGCGGGTGCATCTTGACAGGTATGACCCAAAAAAGAACCCGATTCTACATCTGATTGACGATGCTCCCCTTCTCCTGATGATAGGTGACACCTTCATAACGTTAATATCAGACATCAGGAGAAAGGAGTTTAAGGATACAAAAAAAGTCCTTCAGGAACAGAAGAGGGAATGGCACCTTTCAGTTTTTGCCGGTATATTCCTGCTTCTCTTTGGATTTCATATCATTCTAAATCCGCTTAATATATTTCGGGGAGTTTTTGGATTCATAATTCCGGCGGCGATCTCAGTTGTCGGACTGCTTATGATCATTGCTCCTTTCAGAGCAAAAAATTCAGAATCATTCACATGGACGGATGTATTCAGAGGTGTGGCTGTTTTAATTGCAGGAATTGTGTCCTTTGATCTCTCGCTTCAGTTGTGGGTTACAGTTCTTATGGCAGTTTTGGGTTTATGGATGCTTGCAAGCGCCCTTATGCTTTTGATGCGTGTAAAAAAAGGAAGAAGTGCCGTTCCCGAAGGTTTCATAAGCCGTATGATTATTGCAGTAATTTCACTCCCACTTTCTGTGTATATGTTCGTGGAGCCGGCGACAATAATCGGAATTTTACTTATAACTCTTGGCCTTATAACGTCCCTTATCGGCCTGCTGCTCTTCGTAAACGGAATCAGGCTCTGGAGAGTTATGAAGAGGCAGATCTCTTCATAA
- a CDS encoding DUF2124 domain-containing protein: MEKVSTLKGIPGMLRPFKEYVTNMDLKEGSQIVYYGCPGTCTPFVELLSYAIRDMPVQNIFVPLLDESSAKSLVNVPKIGMQITGGAEKVDPSLIVILGGLSMDNVPVSAADMNAVISKYDCTVIGSCCMSMFEKSGWVNEIDFDLVIDAVIDPVDLYSR, encoded by the coding sequence ATGGAAAAAGTTTCAACCCTTAAGGGAATTCCCGGAATGTTAAGGCCGTTTAAGGAATATGTTACTAATATGGATCTAAAAGAAGGCTCACAGATCGTTTATTACGGGTGTCCGGGTACATGCACACCGTTTGTGGAGCTGCTCTCCTATGCCATAAGGGATATGCCGGTACAGAATATTTTTGTTCCGCTTCTGGATGAATCTTCAGCGAAGTCCCTGGTAAATGTACCAAAAATCGGGATGCAGATCACAGGCGGGGCAGAAAAGGTTGATCCATCCTTAATTGTAATTCTGGGCGGACTTTCGATGGACAACGTCCCTGTCTCTGCTGCGGATATGAACGCAGTAATCTCAAAATATGACTGTACGGTCATCGGAAGCTGCTGCATGAGCATGTTTGAAAAATCAGGCTGGGTTAATGAGATTGACTTTGATCTGGTAATTGATGCAGTAATTGATCCTGTTGATCTTTACAGCAGGTAA
- a CDS encoding GAF domain-containing sensor histidine kinase codes for MQKYFDCHDTEFLEEILDVPCIICDSNINILYLSKKFNKIISYIQELPDEKSRSESEGPKEHIPEINEQLKLKLNTEEKDTIKKTEITLNGNRFIFSVRKFSGNNKSEGFILRYEPEVEPADCVVHVMKLNKILHTINRIICATSSAENQRDLLPIALRMTVELMNFDAGAIYFPDSNLRSASMDVYYGLYDLFFDSKINLKSENSNYSGVFRDNKAIYTEQYLGVPHEENESGVFSMAIIPVITDEKTIAILSIATSNIHRFSELEKETLEAIGKEIGGFIRLVKLQRELIYANEEANLYLDIMTHDINNANLISQGYLEILEEISADKPEKYVKKALSGVVQSSDIIRNVSVIRRFREDKLKLKKISLDRILTEIIRNYPDANIKYDNCGLTVTADELLPEVFLNLFGNSLKHGGRDTAITVSAKEEEGKVFVNVCDDGTGIPDDKKPDIFRRYYKGRIQSSGKGLGLSIVQMILERYKANITVNDRVAGDYRKGVCFRITFEK; via the coding sequence ATGCAGAAATATTTTGACTGCCATGATACGGAATTTCTTGAGGAGATACTTGATGTTCCCTGCATCATATGTGACAGTAATATAAATATATTATATTTAAGCAAAAAATTCAATAAAATTATCTCATATATTCAGGAATTACCTGATGAAAAAAGCAGATCCGAATCTGAAGGTCCAAAAGAACATATTCCGGAAATAAATGAACAGCTGAAGCTTAAACTAAATACGGAAGAGAAGGATACGATAAAAAAGACAGAAATTACCCTGAACGGCAACAGGTTCATATTTTCAGTCAGAAAATTCAGCGGCAATAACAAATCAGAAGGATTTATCCTCAGATATGAACCGGAAGTCGAACCGGCAGACTGCGTTGTACATGTAATGAAACTCAATAAAATACTGCATACAATAAACAGAATAATCTGTGCCACATCGTCTGCTGAAAACCAGAGAGATCTTCTGCCCATTGCTCTGAGGATGACAGTCGAACTGATGAACTTCGATGCCGGAGCAATATATTTCCCCGACAGTAATCTGAGATCAGCATCCATGGATGTCTATTACGGACTGTATGACCTCTTCTTTGACTCCAAAATTAACCTTAAATCAGAAAATTCAAACTATTCAGGAGTATTCAGGGACAATAAAGCTATTTACACGGAGCAGTATCTTGGTGTGCCGCATGAGGAGAATGAGAGCGGAGTCTTCTCAATGGCCATAATTCCGGTTATTACAGATGAAAAAACCATCGCAATACTGAGCATTGCCACAAGCAATATCCACAGGTTTTCAGAACTTGAGAAGGAGACTCTTGAAGCGATAGGAAAAGAGATAGGCGGATTTATCAGGCTTGTAAAACTCCAGAGAGAACTTATATATGCCAATGAAGAGGCAAACCTCTACCTTGACATTATGACCCATGATATAAACAATGCAAATCTTATATCACAGGGCTATCTTGAAATTCTCGAAGAGATTTCAGCGGATAAACCGGAAAAATATGTGAAAAAGGCACTATCAGGAGTTGTTCAGAGCAGTGATATCATCAGGAATGTATCTGTTATCCGGCGTTTCAGAGAAGATAAGCTGAAACTTAAGAAGATATCTCTTGACAGAATACTTACTGAGATCATCCGGAATTACCCGGATGCCAATATTAAGTATGATAACTGCGGGCTTACTGTTACAGCTGATGAACTTCTGCCTGAGGTATTCCTGAACCTCTTTGGAAACAGCTTAAAACATGGCGGCAGGGACACCGCAATTACAGTATCTGCAAAAGAGGAAGAAGGGAAGGTTTTTGTTAATGTCTGCGATGACGGCACCGGAATTCCGGATGATAAAAAACCGGATATATTCAGGAGATATTACAAAGGCAGGATTCAGTCTTCCGGAAAAGGGCTGGGCCTCTCCATTGTGCAGATGATCCTTGAAAGATATAAAGCAAATATAACCGTAAATGACAGGGTCGCCGGAGATTACAGAAAAGGTGTCTGTTTTAGGATAACTTTCGAAAAATAA